CGCGCTTCCCGTCGGAGGCGGGGAGCGCGGAGGTGGTACACAAGCTGCACCATCGACACATGGCCTTGAAGCGGACAAATGTGTACGCGGACGATGCGGACCTCGCCTTGATCAAGGAGGCGGCGATCCGGCTCGGTGTGTCGGAGGCGGAGTTGATCCGCGAAGGAATCCACCGCATAGCGCTTGCCCGGCGGGTCTGGGACCAGCCGTTCGTGGAGGACGGGGAAACCTTCGATCTCGGTGGACCGGTGG
The DNA window shown above is from Streptomyces sp. Alt3 and carries:
- a CDS encoding ribbon-helix-helix domain-containing protein — translated: MALKRTNVYADDADLALIKEAAIRLGVSEAELIREGIHRIALARRVWDQPFVEDGETFDLGGPVAREEVRDVVSDGFTERENRNRGHAA